The Streptomyces sp. NBC_01268 genome window below encodes:
- a CDS encoding NUDIX hydrolase, with translation MSAADEVLDVVDENDRVVGRAPRGEVYARGLIHRCTFIRVRDAEGRVFVHRRTPTKLVFPSLYDMFVGGVVGAGESYDDAALREAEEELGVSGLPRPVPLFRFLYDSGGVAGTWWSAVYEVRCELPVRPQVEEVAWHAFLSEEELEARLADWEWVPDGLAAYERLRGLRAG, from the coding sequence ATGAGCGCTGCCGATGAAGTCCTCGACGTCGTCGACGAGAACGACCGGGTGGTCGGACGGGCCCCGCGCGGTGAGGTGTACGCGCGGGGCCTGATCCATCGCTGCACCTTCATCCGGGTGCGGGACGCCGAGGGACGGGTCTTCGTCCACCGCAGGACCCCGACGAAGCTGGTCTTCCCTTCGCTGTACGACATGTTCGTCGGCGGGGTCGTGGGCGCGGGCGAGTCCTACGACGACGCCGCCCTGCGGGAGGCCGAGGAGGAGCTGGGCGTGTCCGGGCTGCCCCGGCCCGTGCCGCTGTTCCGCTTCCTGTACGACTCCGGGGGCGTCGCCGGCACGTGGTGGTCGGCGGTGTACGAGGTGCGCTGCGAGCTGCCCGTACGGCCGCAGGTGGAGGAGGTCGCCTGGCACGCCTTCCTGTCGGAGGAGGAACTGGAGGCGCGGCTCGCCGACTGGGAGTGGGTGCCGGACGGCCTCGCCGCGTACGAGCGGCTGCGGGGGCTCCGGGCGGGGTGA
- a CDS encoding YidH family protein has translation MSDFIQSLRLWFAPQRLREEGETPDYRFSLANERTFLAWIRTALALIGGGFAVDQFLPDLRWGVRVGLALALLAAGVLCALRAVNHWVRCERAMRRGEDLPTSRFPAVLSLAVAVVAVAMVVVVVFGWAGR, from the coding sequence GTGAGCGACTTCATACAGAGCCTGCGGTTGTGGTTCGCGCCGCAGCGCCTCCGGGAGGAGGGCGAGACCCCCGACTACCGCTTCTCCCTGGCCAACGAGCGGACCTTCCTCGCCTGGATCCGGACCGCGCTCGCGCTGATCGGCGGCGGCTTCGCCGTGGACCAGTTCCTGCCGGACCTGCGCTGGGGCGTCCGGGTCGGACTCGCGCTCGCGCTGCTCGCGGCCGGCGTGCTGTGCGCGCTGCGCGCCGTGAACCACTGGGTGCGCTGCGAGCGGGCCATGCGGCGCGGCGAGGATCTGCCGACCTCCCGCTTCCCGGCGGTGCTGAGCCTGGCGGTGGCGGTGGTCGCGGTCGCGATGGTGGTGGTCGTCGTCTTCGGCTGGGCCGGACGGTGA
- a CDS encoding DUF202 domain-containing protein: MTGPGDGGGPALRDPGLQPERTRLAWRRTTLSCTVAAVLAGKQAIHDGVTATGLLAAGLSALVWIGFLAVAHRRIQSLGPARPRPLSLRSAWLTALCTIAFAGFAVAVLL; the protein is encoded by the coding sequence GTGACCGGTCCGGGCGACGGGGGCGGGCCGGCCCTCCGGGACCCGGGGCTCCAGCCCGAGCGCACCCGGCTGGCCTGGCGACGCACCACCCTGTCGTGCACGGTCGCGGCGGTGCTCGCGGGCAAGCAGGCGATCCACGACGGCGTGACGGCGACCGGCCTGCTCGCGGCGGGGCTCTCGGCCCTGGTGTGGATCGGCTTCCTCGCGGTGGCGCACCGCAGGATCCAGTCGCTCGGCCCGGCCCGGCCGCGGCCGCTGTCGCTGCGGAGCGCCTGGCTCACGGCGCTGTGCACGATCGCGTTCGCCGGGTTCGCGGTGGCGGTCCTGCTGTGA
- a CDS encoding MBL fold metallo-hydrolase — translation MPATDPYVVALAPNVHAFVQPDGGWCLNNAGFLGDGGETLLVDTAATERRALLLRDAVREAGLAAPRTIVSTHHHGDHTYGNGVFQPEARIIGHENCRAEQLAAGHQLHLLWPQTDFGRVEILPPHLTYRDSLTLYVGEVEVRVIHPGPAHTTGDSIVHLPGHGVVFTGDLVFHGGTPFLPMGSLAGSLRALDLLRSLDAPTVVPGHGRVTDPSAYDATERYLLWVRELAREGRAKGATPLETARGAELGEFAAWRESERLVANLHRAYAELDGLPEGHPLDPVAVFGDMAAMNGGVPVACHA, via the coding sequence TTGCCTGCCACCGATCCTTACGTGGTCGCGCTCGCGCCGAACGTCCACGCCTTCGTCCAGCCCGACGGCGGCTGGTGCCTGAACAACGCCGGTTTCCTCGGCGACGGCGGCGAGACGCTGCTCGTCGACACGGCCGCCACCGAGCGGCGGGCGCTGCTGCTGCGCGACGCGGTCCGCGAGGCCGGGCTCGCCGCGCCGCGCACGATCGTCTCCACGCACCACCACGGCGACCACACCTACGGCAACGGGGTGTTCCAGCCGGAGGCCCGGATCATCGGGCACGAGAACTGCCGGGCCGAGCAGCTCGCCGCCGGGCACCAGCTCCATCTGCTGTGGCCGCAGACCGACTTCGGCCGGGTCGAGATCCTGCCGCCGCACCTCACGTACCGGGACTCCCTCACGCTGTACGTCGGCGAGGTGGAGGTGCGGGTGATCCACCCGGGCCCGGCGCACACGACGGGCGACTCGATCGTCCATCTCCCCGGGCACGGCGTGGTCTTCACCGGCGACCTGGTCTTCCACGGCGGCACGCCCTTCCTGCCGATGGGCTCGCTCGCCGGTTCGCTGCGCGCGCTCGACCTGCTGCGCTCGCTCGACGCGCCCACGGTGGTGCCCGGGCACGGCCGGGTGACCGACCCCTCCGCGTACGACGCGACCGAGCGGTACCTGCTGTGGGTGCGGGAGCTGGCGCGGGAGGGCCGCGCGAAGGGGGCGACGCCGCTGGAGACGGCCCGGGGCGCGGAGCTCGGCGAGTTCGCCGCGTGGCGGGAGAGCGAGCGGCTGGTGGCGAACCTGCACCGGGCGTACGCGGAGCTGGACGGCCTGCCGGAAGGGCATCCGCTGGACCCGGTGGCGGTCTTCGGCGACATGGCCGCGATGAACGGCGGGGTCCCGGTGGCCTGCCACGCGTGA
- a CDS encoding enolase C-terminal domain-like protein: MDSALCVDTVRLTPVLIADPPLLNTQGVHQPLTPRLVVEVETRGGITGLGETYGDTKYLALARPLAEALPGRSVTDVNGLFRLAEEVCGAAPATGVDGRVDAGGLRGAQTADKLRLSVVSAFETACLDALGRTLGVPVHALLGGRVRDEVEYSAYLFHKWAAHPGSAPDAWGEALDPAGVVEQARRFVDAHGFGSFKLKGGVLPPGRESAAIRALADAFPGRPLRLDPNGAWSVDTALAVAAELGDVLEYLEDPVTGTPAMAEVAARTEVPLATNMCVTAFEEVPEAFARGAVRIVLCDHHYWGGLHRTRELAALCRTYGVGLSMHSNTHLGISLAAMTQVAATLPRLTHACDTHYPWQTDDVVTVPPRFRAGRLAVSDAPGLGVDLDRDRLADLHRRWLDDDGTLRDRDDAAALRRAGAG; the protein is encoded by the coding sequence ATGGATTCAGCGCTGTGCGTCGACACCGTCCGGCTGACCCCGGTCCTCATCGCGGACCCACCCCTCCTCAACACCCAGGGCGTCCATCAGCCCCTCACCCCGCGCCTGGTGGTCGAGGTCGAGACCAGGGGTGGGATCACCGGCCTCGGCGAGACGTACGGCGACACGAAGTACCTCGCCCTCGCGCGCCCGCTGGCCGAGGCGCTGCCCGGCCGGTCGGTCACGGATGTGAACGGCTTGTTCCGGCTGGCGGAGGAGGTGTGCGGCGCGGCGCCCGCCACGGGCGTGGACGGCAGGGTCGACGCCGGCGGACTGCGCGGCGCCCAGACCGCCGACAAGCTGCGCCTCTCCGTCGTCTCCGCCTTCGAGACCGCCTGCCTGGACGCCCTCGGCAGGACCCTCGGCGTCCCCGTCCACGCGCTGCTCGGCGGCCGGGTCCGCGACGAGGTCGAGTACAGCGCGTACCTCTTCCACAAGTGGGCCGCCCACCCGGGCAGCGCCCCCGACGCCTGGGGCGAGGCCCTCGACCCGGCCGGCGTGGTCGAGCAGGCCCGCCGCTTCGTGGACGCCCACGGCTTCGGCTCGTTCAAGCTGAAGGGCGGCGTCCTCCCGCCCGGGCGCGAGAGCGCGGCGATCCGCGCCCTGGCCGACGCGTTCCCCGGGCGGCCGCTGCGCCTCGACCCCAACGGGGCCTGGTCCGTCGACACCGCCCTCGCCGTCGCCGCCGAACTCGGGGACGTGCTGGAGTACCTGGAGGACCCGGTCACCGGCACCCCCGCCATGGCCGAGGTCGCCGCCCGCACCGAGGTGCCGCTGGCCACCAACATGTGCGTGACCGCCTTCGAGGAGGTGCCCGAGGCCTTCGCGCGCGGGGCGGTACGGATCGTCCTCTGCGACCACCACTACTGGGGCGGCCTGCACCGCACCCGCGAACTCGCCGCGCTCTGCCGCACGTACGGGGTCGGGCTCTCCATGCACTCCAACACGCACCTGGGCATCAGCCTCGCCGCCATGACCCAGGTCGCCGCGACCCTGCCACGGCTCACCCACGCCTGCGACACCCACTACCCGTGGCAGACCGACGACGTCGTCACCGTCCCGCCCCGCTTCCGGGCCGGCCGCCTCGCCGTCTCCGACGCACCCGGCCTCGGTGTCGACCTGGACCGCGACCGCCTGGCGGACCTCCACCGGCGCTGGCTGGACGACGACGGGACGCTACGGGACCGGGACGACGCGGCGGCCCTGCGCAGGGCGGGCGCGGGCTGA
- a CDS encoding phosphotransferase family protein — MSSTPPPGSPPPGLDPERLRGFLDRERPGLVTGPLTARLIEGGRSNLTYRVTDGTGRWVVRRPPLGHVLATAHDMKREHRVISALRSTAVPVPETVVLCEDESVLGAPFYVMEFVPGTPYRSAAELAPLGAARTREAVLGLVDTLVDLHAVEPAAVGLDDFGRPEGFLDRQLRRWGKQLAASRGRELPGIDELHAALGRGLPTSPAPAVVHGDYRLDNVLIGADDRIKAVLDWEMSTLGDPLTDLGLLVMYSAPLELPDSPISTTASAAGHPAPAELIERYAARSGRDTSAVSWYTAFAWFKLAVILEGIHYRYTLGQTVGAGFDRIGELVPVFIEHGLTTLQEG, encoded by the coding sequence ATGAGCTCCACCCCACCGCCCGGTTCCCCGCCGCCCGGTCTCGACCCCGAGCGGCTGCGCGGCTTCCTCGACCGCGAGCGTCCCGGGCTCGTCACCGGCCCCCTCACGGCCCGGCTGATCGAGGGCGGCCGGTCGAACCTCACGTACCGGGTGACCGACGGGACCGGCCGCTGGGTCGTGCGACGGCCGCCGCTCGGGCACGTGCTCGCCACCGCGCACGACATGAAGCGCGAGCACCGGGTCATCAGCGCCCTGCGGAGCACCGCCGTGCCGGTGCCGGAGACGGTCGTGCTCTGCGAGGACGAGTCGGTGCTCGGAGCGCCGTTCTACGTCATGGAGTTCGTGCCCGGCACGCCGTACCGCTCGGCGGCCGAGCTCGCCCCGCTCGGCGCCGCCCGCACCCGGGAGGCCGTCCTCGGGCTCGTCGACACCCTCGTCGACCTGCACGCCGTGGAGCCCGCCGCCGTAGGGCTCGACGACTTCGGGCGCCCCGAGGGCTTCCTCGACCGGCAACTGCGCCGCTGGGGCAAGCAGCTCGCCGCATCCCGGGGCCGTGAGCTGCCGGGCATCGACGAGCTGCACGCCGCCCTCGGCCGCGGCCTGCCCACCTCGCCCGCGCCCGCCGTCGTCCACGGCGACTACCGGCTCGACAACGTCCTCATCGGTGCGGACGACCGCATCAAGGCCGTCCTCGACTGGGAGATGTCCACCCTCGGCGACCCGCTCACCGACCTCGGGCTGCTCGTCATGTACAGCGCTCCCCTGGAGCTGCCGGACTCCCCCATCTCCACCACCGCGTCCGCCGCCGGTCACCCCGCGCCCGCCGAGCTGATCGAGCGCTACGCCGCCCGCTCCGGCCGGGACACGAGCGCCGTCTCCTGGTACACGGCCTTCGCCTGGTTCAAGCTGGCCGTGATCCTGGAGGGCATCCACTACCGCTACACCCTCGGGCAGACCGTCGGCGCCGGCTTCGACCGCATCGGCGAGCTCGTCCCCGTCTTCATCGAGCACGGCCTCACCACCCTCCAGGAAGGCTGA
- a CDS encoding acyl-CoA dehydrogenase family protein, with the protein MDFAYDARTEELRARLLAFMDEHVYPAEAVAHEQRTRLASPWDTPAVVEELKAEARRQGLWNLFLPDEEHGAGLTNLQYAPLAEITGRSPQLAPTALNCAAPDTGNMEVLAQFGDEAQKKQWLEPLLAGEIRSAFAMTEPEVASSDATNIETRIRRDGDSYVIDGRKWYISGAMNPDCRIFIVMGKTDPDGADPRRQQSMILVPRDTPGVEVRRAMQVYGYEDHSHGGHAEVLFDGARVPASNLIGEEGGGFAIAQARLGPGRIHHCMRLIGMAERAIELMCRRAVSRTAFGKAIAQQGVVQNWIADARVTVEQLRLLVLKTAWLMDTVGNRGAHTEIQAIKIATPRAVVDIIDKAVQVHGAGGVSQDFPLAELWAGARTLKLADGPDEVHQRSLARRELRKYL; encoded by the coding sequence ATGGACTTCGCGTACGACGCCCGCACCGAGGAACTGCGGGCCAGGCTCCTCGCCTTCATGGACGAGCACGTGTACCCCGCCGAGGCCGTCGCCCACGAGCAGCGCACCCGGCTCGCCTCCCCCTGGGACACCCCGGCGGTCGTCGAGGAGCTGAAGGCCGAGGCCAGGCGCCAGGGGCTGTGGAACCTCTTCCTGCCCGACGAGGAGCACGGGGCGGGGCTCACCAACCTCCAGTACGCGCCGCTCGCCGAGATCACCGGCCGCAGCCCCCAGCTGGCCCCCACCGCCCTCAACTGCGCCGCCCCCGACACCGGGAACATGGAGGTGCTCGCCCAGTTCGGCGACGAGGCGCAGAAGAAGCAGTGGCTGGAGCCGCTGCTCGCGGGCGAGATCCGCTCGGCGTTCGCCATGACCGAGCCCGAGGTGGCCTCCTCCGACGCGACCAACATCGAGACCCGGATCCGGCGGGACGGCGACTCGTACGTGATCGACGGGCGCAAGTGGTACATCTCCGGGGCGATGAACCCCGACTGCCGGATCTTCATCGTCATGGGCAAGACCGACCCGGACGGCGCCGACCCGCGCCGCCAGCAGTCGATGATCCTGGTGCCGCGCGACACCCCCGGCGTCGAGGTGCGCCGCGCGATGCAGGTGTACGGCTACGAGGACCACTCCCACGGCGGCCACGCCGAGGTGCTCTTCGACGGCGCCCGGGTCCCGGCCTCGAACCTGATCGGCGAGGAGGGCGGCGGCTTCGCCATCGCCCAGGCCCGGCTCGGCCCCGGCCGGATCCACCACTGCATGCGGCTGATCGGCATGGCCGAGCGGGCGATCGAGCTGATGTGCCGGCGCGCGGTCTCCCGTACCGCGTTCGGCAAGGCCATCGCCCAGCAGGGGGTGGTGCAGAACTGGATCGCGGACGCCCGGGTGACGGTCGAACAGCTGCGGCTGCTCGTCCTCAAGACGGCCTGGCTGATGGACACCGTCGGCAACCGGGGCGCGCACACCGAGATCCAGGCGATCAAGATCGCCACCCCGCGCGCGGTGGTCGACATCATCGACAAGGCCGTCCAGGTGCACGGTGCCGGCGGGGTCTCCCAGGACTTCCCGCTGGCCGAACTGTGGGCCGGGGCCCGCACCCTGAAGCTGGCGGACGGCCCCGACGAGGTGCACCAGCGGTCACTGGCCCGCCGGGAGCTGAGGAAGTACCTCTGA
- a CDS encoding TetR/AcrR family transcriptional regulator encodes MARTTDGNGVPVPQRLLAAATRLFAEQGYDRTSVQEIVEAAGVTKGALYHYFGSKEDLLQEVYSRVLRLQQERLDAFAGADAPVERRLRDAAADVVVTTIENLDDAAIFFRSMHHLSPEKNKQVRAERRRYHERFRALIEEGQQAGVFSAATPADLVVDYHFGSVHHLSTWYRPDGPLTPQQVADQLADLLLRALRP; translated from the coding sequence ATGGCCAGGACGACGGACGGCAACGGGGTCCCCGTCCCCCAGAGGCTGCTCGCCGCCGCCACCCGGCTCTTCGCGGAGCAGGGCTACGACCGGACCTCCGTCCAGGAGATCGTGGAGGCGGCGGGCGTCACCAAGGGCGCCCTCTACCACTACTTCGGCTCCAAGGAGGACCTGCTCCAGGAGGTGTACTCCCGGGTGCTCCGCCTCCAGCAGGAGCGGCTCGACGCCTTCGCGGGCGCCGACGCCCCGGTGGAGCGGCGGCTGCGGGACGCCGCCGCCGACGTCGTCGTCACCACGATCGAGAACCTCGACGACGCCGCGATCTTCTTCCGCTCCATGCACCACCTCAGCCCGGAGAAGAACAAGCAGGTGCGGGCCGAGCGGCGCCGCTACCACGAGCGGTTCCGCGCCCTGATCGAGGAGGGCCAGCAGGCCGGGGTGTTCTCCGCGGCGACCCCCGCCGACCTGGTCGTCGACTACCACTTCGGCTCGGTCCACCACCTGTCCACCTGGTACCGCCCCGACGGCCCGCTCACCCCGCAGCAGGTGGCCGACCAGCTGGCCGACCTCCTGCTGCGGGCGCTGCGCCCGTAG
- a CDS encoding AMP-binding protein gives MSRQQEQQGPEPYGVGGTGSIYAAKPWLGRLSAAQRAPVSPPPTTLHAFRAAAARTPDHPALAYFDGRVSYRETDALSDSVAGHLAARGVGRGDRVAVMLQNSPHFVLALLGAWKAGATVVPLNPMYKAGEVGHALRDSGATALVCSDRAWDAYLRDTAAEAGVRIALTAFERELQTRDDPRVLGFDRVAADALQGAEDLLTVARAGHPAPEGREPGTDDIALISYTSGTSGTPKGALNLHRGIVHNAERQRTGHPVPEGAVYFALAPLFHITGLVCELGACFANGGTLALAYRFEAGVVLDAFLEHRPAYTVGPSTAYMALAAHPAATPGHFSSFLVMSSGGAPVPPALVEKFRAGFGPYLRNGYGLTECTAPCASVPPQSEAPVDPASGTLSVGVPGPDTVVRILDETGAEVPFGEQGEIAVRGPQVVPGYWRLPEATAATFSDGELRTGDIGFMDADGWLYVVDRKKDMINASGFKVWPREVEDVLYTHPAVREAAVVGVPDAYRGETVKAYVSLRPGADAGSAELSAYCEQRLAAYKYPREVEILAELPKTTSGKILRRDLRSRK, from the coding sequence GTGAGCCGACAGCAGGAGCAGCAGGGGCCGGAGCCGTACGGCGTCGGCGGTACGGGCTCGATCTACGCCGCCAAGCCCTGGCTCGGGCGTCTCAGCGCGGCCCAGCGGGCCCCCGTCAGCCCGCCGCCCACCACCCTGCACGCCTTCCGCGCCGCCGCCGCGCGCACCCCGGACCACCCGGCCCTCGCCTACTTCGACGGCCGCGTCTCCTACCGGGAGACCGACGCCCTCTCCGACTCCGTCGCCGGACACCTGGCCGCCCGGGGCGTCGGGCGCGGCGACCGGGTCGCGGTGATGCTCCAGAACAGCCCGCACTTCGTCCTCGCCCTCCTCGGCGCCTGGAAGGCGGGCGCCACCGTCGTCCCGCTCAACCCGATGTACAAGGCGGGCGAGGTCGGCCACGCCCTGCGGGACTCCGGCGCCACCGCCCTGGTCTGCTCCGACCGCGCCTGGGACGCCTACCTCCGCGACACGGCCGCCGAGGCCGGCGTCCGGATCGCCCTCACCGCCTTCGAACGCGAGCTCCAGACCCGCGACGACCCCCGCGTCCTCGGTTTCGACCGGGTCGCCGCCGACGCCCTCCAGGGCGCGGAGGACCTCCTCACGGTCGCCCGCGCGGGACACCCGGCCCCCGAAGGGCGCGAGCCGGGCACCGACGACATCGCCCTGATCAGCTACACCTCCGGCACCAGCGGCACCCCCAAGGGCGCCCTCAACCTGCACCGGGGCATCGTCCACAACGCCGAACGCCAGCGCACCGGCCACCCCGTCCCCGAGGGCGCCGTCTACTTCGCCCTCGCCCCGCTCTTCCACATCACCGGACTCGTCTGCGAACTCGGCGCCTGCTTCGCCAACGGCGGCACCCTCGCCCTCGCCTACCGCTTCGAGGCCGGCGTCGTCCTGGACGCCTTCCTGGAGCACCGGCCCGCCTACACCGTCGGCCCCTCCACCGCCTACATGGCGCTCGCCGCCCACCCGGCCGCCACCCCCGGCCACTTCTCCTCGTTCCTGGTGATGTCCTCGGGCGGCGCGCCCGTGCCGCCCGCGCTCGTCGAGAAGTTCCGCGCCGGCTTCGGCCCGTACCTGCGCAACGGCTACGGCCTCACCGAGTGCACCGCCCCCTGCGCCTCCGTGCCGCCGCAGTCCGAGGCGCCCGTCGACCCGGCCTCCGGCACCCTCTCGGTGGGCGTACCCGGCCCCGACACCGTCGTGCGGATCCTCGACGAGACCGGCGCCGAGGTCCCCTTCGGCGAGCAGGGCGAGATCGCCGTCCGCGGCCCCCAGGTCGTCCCCGGCTACTGGCGCCTCCCCGAGGCCACCGCGGCGACCTTCTCCGACGGCGAGCTGCGCACCGGCGACATCGGCTTCATGGACGCGGACGGCTGGCTGTACGTCGTCGACCGCAAGAAGGACATGATCAACGCCTCCGGGTTCAAGGTCTGGCCGCGCGAGGTGGAGGACGTCCTCTACACCCACCCGGCCGTCCGCGAGGCCGCCGTCGTCGGTGTGCCCGACGCGTACCGCGGCGAGACGGTCAAGGCGTACGTGAGCCTGCGGCCGGGCGCCGATGCGGGGTCCGCCGAGCTCTCCGCCTACTGTGAGCAGCGCCTCGCCGCGTACAAGTACCCGCGGGAGGTCGAGATCCTGGCGGAGCTCCCCAAGACGACAAGTGGGAAGATCCTCAGGCGGGACCTGCGGTCCCGGAAGTGA
- a CDS encoding SDR family oxidoreductase translates to MSTVQGVEGAAVVVTGAGGGIGAALARRFAAEGARVVVNDLDPGRTKAVADEIGALAVPGDASGIVEEARAALGGTVDVWCANAGLASPGDAFADEEVWAAAWDVNVMAHVRAARALLPGWLERGTGRFVSTVSAAGLLTMIGAAPYSVSKHGAYAFAEWLSLTYRHRGLKVHAICPQGVRTDMLTASGSAGDLVLAPTAIEPEDVADALFDAMAADRFLVLPHPEVADYYRARAAEPERWLGNMNHIQRKWEGAGA, encoded by the coding sequence ATGAGTACGGTGCAAGGCGTCGAGGGCGCTGCGGTGGTCGTCACGGGAGCGGGCGGCGGCATCGGCGCCGCACTCGCCCGCAGGTTCGCCGCCGAAGGGGCCCGGGTCGTCGTCAACGACCTCGACCCCGGTCGCACCAAGGCCGTCGCCGACGAGATCGGCGCCCTCGCCGTGCCCGGGGACGCCTCCGGGATCGTCGAGGAGGCCCGCGCCGCGCTCGGCGGCACCGTGGACGTCTGGTGCGCCAACGCCGGACTCGCCTCGCCGGGTGACGCCTTCGCCGACGAGGAGGTCTGGGCCGCCGCCTGGGACGTCAACGTCATGGCCCACGTCCGCGCCGCCCGCGCGCTGCTGCCCGGCTGGCTGGAGCGCGGCACCGGCCGCTTCGTCTCCACCGTCTCCGCCGCCGGACTGCTCACGATGATCGGCGCCGCCCCGTACAGCGTCTCCAAGCACGGCGCGTACGCCTTCGCCGAATGGCTCTCGCTGACCTACCGCCACCGCGGCCTCAAGGTCCACGCCATCTGCCCGCAGGGGGTGCGCACGGACATGCTCACCGCCTCCGGAAGCGCCGGCGACCTCGTCCTCGCGCCCACCGCCATCGAGCCCGAGGACGTCGCCGACGCCCTCTTCGACGCCATGGCCGCCGACCGCTTCCTCGTCCTGCCGCACCCCGAGGTCGCCGACTACTACCGGGCCCGGGCGGCCGAGCCCGAACGGTGGCTGGGCAATATGAACCACATCCAGCGGAAGTGGGAAGGGGCGGGCGCGTGA
- a CDS encoding exo-beta-N-acetylmuramidase NamZ family protein: protein MSLSRRGLLAAGGALGAAAAAGTGSTAAHAAPDGAAGQGARGGRVRTGFDRLAADGYARLAGQRVGVVTNPTGITAEARHIVDVMHADERVDLVAVFGPEHGFRGTAQAGGSEGRYDDPATGLPVYDTYLKSGAPLADVFTASGVDTVVFDIQDVGARFYTYIWTLYDCMVAASLAGKRFVVLDRPNPVTGRSALGPVLDRAYATFVGREPIAQAHGMTVAELARLFNGEFLERPVELETVTATGWRRGEFFGTTGLPWVPPSPNIPTPDTALVYAGTCLFEGTNLSEGRGTTRPFELLGAEGIDGRWAAAANALDLPGVRFREAYFAPTFSKFQGKTVGGLQLMVHDPAAFDPVRTGIALLVTARRSWSGFAWRPDNWIDKLTGSSRVRTLIDAGASADEVAADWEAGLAAFRAVRREYLLYR from the coding sequence ATGAGCCTGTCCAGACGTGGCCTGCTGGCCGCGGGCGGGGCGCTCGGCGCCGCCGCGGCGGCCGGCACGGGGTCGACGGCGGCGCACGCGGCCCCGGACGGCGCCGCCGGCCAGGGTGCCCGGGGCGGCCGGGTGCGCACCGGGTTCGACCGGCTTGCCGCCGACGGGTACGCGCGGCTGGCCGGGCAGCGGGTCGGCGTGGTCACCAACCCGACCGGCATCACCGCCGAGGCCCGGCACATCGTGGACGTGATGCACGCCGACGAGCGGGTCGACCTGGTCGCCGTCTTCGGCCCCGAGCACGGCTTCCGCGGCACGGCGCAGGCCGGCGGCTCCGAGGGGCGGTACGACGACCCGGCGACCGGGCTGCCGGTCTACGACACGTACCTGAAGAGCGGCGCGCCGCTCGCCGACGTGTTCACCGCCTCGGGCGTGGACACGGTCGTCTTCGACATCCAGGACGTCGGCGCCCGCTTCTACACGTACATCTGGACGCTCTACGACTGCATGGTGGCGGCCTCGCTCGCCGGGAAGCGCTTCGTGGTCCTGGACCGCCCGAACCCGGTGACCGGCCGGTCCGCGCTCGGCCCCGTACTGGACCGGGCGTACGCGACCTTCGTCGGGCGCGAGCCCATCGCACAGGCGCACGGGATGACGGTGGCCGAGCTGGCCCGCCTCTTCAACGGGGAGTTCCTGGAGCGGCCGGTGGAGCTGGAGACGGTGACGGCGACCGGCTGGCGGCGCGGGGAGTTCTTCGGCACCACGGGGCTGCCGTGGGTGCCGCCCAGCCCCAACATTCCGACGCCCGACACGGCGCTCGTCTACGCGGGCACCTGCCTCTTCGAGGGCACCAACCTCTCCGAGGGGCGCGGCACGACCCGCCCGTTCGAGCTGCTCGGCGCGGAGGGGATCGACGGCCGGTGGGCGGCGGCGGCGAACGCGCTGGACCTGCCCGGGGTGCGCTTCCGCGAGGCGTACTTCGCGCCGACCTTCTCCAAGTTCCAGGGGAAGACGGTGGGCGGGCTCCAGCTGATGGTGCACGACCCGGCGGCCTTCGACCCGGTGCGCACCGGGATCGCGCTGCTCGTCACCGCCCGCCGGAGCTGGAGCGGTTTCGCGTGGCGGCCGGACAACTGGATCGACAAGCTGACCGGTTCGAGCCGGGTGCGCACGCTGATCGACGCGGGCGCGAGTGCGGACGAGGTGGCGGCGGACTGGGAGGCGGGGCTGGCGGCGTTCCGCGCGGTCCGGCGGGAGTACCTGCTCTACCGCTGA